TGTAGATACCTGGCGTATCAAATTGAACATAAATGTCATGGGAATCGTTGTCAGAGGTTTTGGCTTGCCATTTAAAATCTAAATCGTTACCACTACGATATATTTTAAACCAACCATCGGAAGACGATCCATTTGGAATTGGTGTTTTTCCTACGCCATTAGGATAAACAATATGGTCTGTACTGGATTGTAGTCCGTAAAAATCGCTGGCATCCGCAAATCTTAACCAAGTGTCATTAGCCTCAGTCGAGTTGGTGCCTTCTTTTACAGCAGATCTCCAGATAAATCTGTAAGTTCCTACGGTGTTGATTTGTAATTGGTAAGTCGATAAATTACTACCAGGTGTGTTGTTTTGTGCTTCGTTAATAAGGTAACCTGTTCCTGTTGCGTTAGAGGTGTCATTAATTAACGCCCAAGTAGACGCAAAAACAGTATTTTCACACTCGACTAAAAGTAAAGCGTTTTGTTCGTTAAAAATATAATTAGCAACATCTGTACAGTTTGTGTTTGTGTTGCTGTCTGGTTCGTCAGATGTTGTTGGGCTATCATCGGAATCTTTTGAGCAAGCTGCCGAAGTAATAACTATAAAACAGTACAAAAAGTAGCGTTGTATTTTTGAGGGAGTAAACATAATAATTTGGTTTGATTTTGGTTTGAAAGTAATACGTGTAAAAATAGGATTAAAAAATGTTAGTAAAACAACTATTTTTTAGTGAAAAAAGGCTGTTATTATTTTATTCAATTAGAAGGGTGTAGCCTAATTGTTATTGTTTAGAATGTTAAAATTGAGGCCCAGTTTAAAATAAACAGCGTAATGCAAGTCAGTCCCATGCTGTACAATACAGTACCTTCCCAATACGCTAATCTTGTAGATCCGAGTTTCCATAGTTTGGTACCGTATTCTTTTTTGGCATCCCCGCTAGTTAGCTTCCAGAAAAGAAATGTAAATACGCAGAAAATAAGAAGGGCTATGATTACGATGGTCGTTTTTTCCATTTGTGAAACGTTTAATATTGTTCTTGGTTATTGATAGTAAGTATTAGGCTAAGATAATCATTTATTTTATGTATTGGTTTGATTTTTAATATGTGGTTAGTAACACGTGATTATATAAACAAAAGCTGAATAGAAATGTGCTATGATTGACTTTGCTATATTTGATTAAGAATAAAATTGTATTCTTTCTAAGTTGGAGTTGTTATTGTTGTGTTTTGTTACATGTGGTTTTTTTCTAGTGTCGCAACCTAATTCTAATACTATTTTGAGGTCGTGTTTACTTTTAAACTTAACGTTAAGGGCATAAAAAAAACGAGCTATTATGCTCGTTTTTATTTAATGATAATTACTGAATGTAATCTGTATGGCTTTTGTTCGTTTTTACAGTAATGTCGTTTTTACTAATTCAAACGTCAATGTTTTATCTTCTCTTAAAATGGTAATAGATAAGGTGTCTTGTTCAGTGTTTAAACCATCACGATAGAAAGCGCAATAATCCGCTTCTGTAATATTAGTATAATTGGAAGCATTGATACTGAGTATTTGGTCGTCTTGCTTTAAAAATTGAGAAGCGCTGGATGTTTCTATAATTGTGCTAACGTAAATACCTTGATTCTCATAAAGTGTAGAAAATCCATAGGTTTTATAGGTGTCGTTACCAGCCTTAGTAACTTCTATCAGACGTATTCTTTTTTTATGCCAGTTTAGGATGACTCTATAATTTTTGAAGAAGGCTAAACCTAAATTATTACCAGAACCACTTTTTACTCTTGCGTGTATATTGTTAACAATGTGATCTCCTATTTGCAATTTATTAATATTTGTTTGGTAAAACGGTTTGCTCTCGGTGCGACCAAATCCACCAAATGCTTTTGTTGTGCCTTTTATGTACTTGGTTATTAGGTTGGCGTCTTTTTGTTTTTGGAAATAGTCTCCTCTCAATAGGTTAATCCCGCCGTTCCCAAAATCAACTGTATTATTGAGTACTTTTTGTCCGTTAATTTTTAATGTGATCGCGGGGATTCCTGCGGTTCCGATATATAATTTAGAATCTATAGTGTCTTCAGGGATATCTAATTTACTTTCGTCATTAACTATTGTTATTAATTGTTTTTCAAAATCAAAATCCCAAACGGCTTTTCTCATTAAATTAGAGCCGATAAAACCATCGATTTTTGTACAACTTATTTCTGTTATTTTGTTGAGGTCAACGATACCTGCAATCGTGTTTTGAAAATCGACAGTTCCTATTTTAATATTAGCAAGTCTTGTGTATTCGGTGGTGTTTGCTGTGTCGTTGACGTCCTTTATTTCTTCGGTGCCAAGGACTTTACTGTTTAGGGTGTTAGCAAGTTCTTTGGTTATTAGGTTTGCAGAGCCTGTGTCTAAAATAAAATGATAAGGATTGTCGCCGATGTGTACTTCTAAAACAATCCAACCATTAACGTATGTAAAGGGAATAGTTGTTTTATAGTCTTCTTGAAGTACAAGGCCTTGTTTTAATACTTTGTCAATATTTGATCCGGCGCAACCAGTCAATAATAATAGTATGATAATGGCCTGAAATGTTTTAGTTAATGTCATAATTAGAGTGTATTATGGTTAGTAAAGCGGCTGAACAGTTGTTAGTCTCTTTTTAATAATAGACGCTAATTTTTTAGTAATGGTTGCCTGAGTTGTGTGTTTTTATAATCTATAGGTTTTGAAAAGGAGCAAAAAAAAAGCGAGCTATGCGCTCGCTTTCCTTAGTGTTAGTATGTGATTTTATTTATTCATTAAGCTCTCAATTTCCTCAATTTCGATTGGGATATTGCGCATTAAATTAAATGGTGCTCCAGATTTTTGGATAACCACATCGTCTTCTAGTCTAATACCAAAACCTTCCTCAGGGATATAAATTCCTGGTTCTACTGTAAACACGTTATTGGCTTGCATTGGCTCGGTTAAAATACCGTAATCATGCGTATCTAATCCCATATGATGAGACGTCCCATGCATAAAGTATTTTTTATAAGCCGGCCAATCTGGGTTTTCGTTAGCAACGTCTGCTTTGTCTATTAATCCAAGACCTAGTAATTCGCTAGTCATTAATTTACCAACTTCAATATGGTAGTCTGCCCAAATGGTTCCAGGAACTAATAGTTTAGTCGCTTCATTTTTTACTCTTAAAACCGCATTGTAAACGGCTTTTTGTCTGTCGTTATATCTACCAGATACAGGAATAGTACGGGTCATATCGCTAGCGTAATTAGCATATTCCGCACCAGCGTCAATTAAAATTAAATCACCAGCCTTACAGTCTTGATTATTTTCTATGTAATGTAATACGTTAGCGTTGTTTCCGGACCCCACGATTGGTGTATAGGCAAAACCTTTAGAACGGTTGTTTAAAAACTCGTGCATAAATTCGGCTTCAATGTTATATTCCATAACGCCGGGTTTTGTAAAGCCTAAAACACGTCTAAATCCTTTTTCTGTAATATCACACGCTTTTTGGATTAGGTCTAGTTCTATTTGATCTTTTACAGAGCGTAAACGTTGTAATATTGGATTGCTTTTAGCAACACGATGTGCAGGATATTTGTCTTTTATCCATTTTGTAAAGCGGTCTTCTCTAGTTTCTGTCTCTACATTAGCTCTGTAATGCTCGTTGGTGTTGATGTAAACGGTTTCCGCTTGTGTCATCATTTCAAACACAACTTTTTCTAAATCTTGTAACCAGTATACGGTTTTGATTCCGCTAGTGGCTAAAGCAGCTGCTTTAGTAAGTTTTTCACCTTCCCAAACGGCAATATGCGCGTTAGTTTCTTTTAAAAATAAAACTTCGCGATTTTTAGGATTGGGACAATCAGGGAATAATACTAAAATACTTTCTTCTTGGTCAACACCACTTAAATAAAAGATATCTCTGTGTTGTTGGAAAGGTAATGTGCTATCGGCACTAATAGGGTAAATATCGTTAGAGTTAAAAAAAGCAATGCTTTTTGGTTTCATTTGAGCCGCAAAATTTTTACGATTTTTAACAAAAAGTGCTGCGTCTATTTGGTGGTATTTCATAAGAAAAATATGTTTTTTTATTTCCACAAATGGTACTGAATTTTTTTCAGAAAAGTGGGAATCTTATTAGAGTTGAAATTCTACTTCAAAAATAAGAACTTTAAAATACATAATTTATAAAAGCGTCTTAAAATGTGCTCCCCTTTTACTAATTAACTTTGTCCTTTTTACTTTTATCAGTATCTTGAAAACTTATAAATGACAACCATGAATTTTAGATTTATTTTATCCCTTTTTATTGTGTGTTCCGTTAGTGCACAACAATCGTTATTAACAGAAAAAACACAGTTACAAGCTAACTCGATAGTAAAAAA
This portion of the Olleya sp. Bg11-27 genome encodes:
- a CDS encoding aspartyl protease family protein: MTLTKTFQAIIILLLLTGCAGSNIDKVLKQGLVLQEDYKTTIPFTYVNGWIVLEVHIGDNPYHFILDTGSANLITKELANTLNSKVLGTEEIKDVNDTANTTEYTRLANIKIGTVDFQNTIAGIVDLNKITEISCTKIDGFIGSNLMRKAVWDFDFEKQLITIVNDESKLDIPEDTIDSKLYIGTAGIPAITLKINGQKVLNNTVDFGNGGINLLRGDYFQKQKDANLITKYIKGTTKAFGGFGRTESKPFYQTNINKLQIGDHIVNNIHARVKSGSGNNLGLAFFKNYRVILNWHKKRIRLIEVTKAGNDTYKTYGFSTLYENQGIYVSTIIETSSASQFLKQDDQILSINASNYTNITEADYCAFYRDGLNTEQDTLSITILREDKTLTFELVKTTLL
- a CDS encoding aminopeptidase P family protein, coding for MKYHQIDAALFVKNRKNFAAQMKPKSIAFFNSNDIYPISADSTLPFQQHRDIFYLSGVDQEESILVLFPDCPNPKNREVLFLKETNAHIAVWEGEKLTKAAALATSGIKTVYWLQDLEKVVFEMMTQAETVYINTNEHYRANVETETREDRFTKWIKDKYPAHRVAKSNPILQRLRSVKDQIELDLIQKACDITEKGFRRVLGFTKPGVMEYNIEAEFMHEFLNNRSKGFAYTPIVGSGNNANVLHYIENNQDCKAGDLILIDAGAEYANYASDMTRTIPVSGRYNDRQKAVYNAVLRVKNEATKLLVPGTIWADYHIEVGKLMTSELLGLGLIDKADVANENPDWPAYKKYFMHGTSHHMGLDTHDYGILTEPMQANNVFTVEPGIYIPEEGFGIRLEDDVVIQKSGAPFNLMRNIPIEIEEIESLMNK